CAGATTTAAGAATTATTCTGCATCTTGGTTTATATCAGCTGCGCTATTTAGATCGTATTCCTGCTTCAGCCGCGGTTAATACTAGTGTGGAATTGGCTAAAGCTAATGGCATTGCTAAACTCGCTGGAGTAGTTAACGGCTTGTTACGAGGATATATTCGTCAAGCTGAATCTGGCGAGCCTCTGCAACTACCAGAAGATCCGATAATTAGATTGGGTGTAAAACATAGTTTCCCTGATTGGATTGTGGAAACTTGGTTAGAGCAATTACCACTGGAAGAGGTAGATCGGCTACTTGCTTGGTTTAATCGATCGCCCAAAATTGATTTACGAGTTAATATTTTAAAAACTAACCTAACTGAAGTAGAAGCTGCGTTTAAAGCTGTTGGTGTTGACGTTGAGCAAATACCTAACCTACCTCAAGGATTACGACTAGAAAACGCGGGTGCAGTTACTGATTTACCTGGATATAAAGACGGATGGTGGGTAATTCAAGATAGTAGCGCGCAGCTAGTCACACATTTATTAGATCCTCAGCCTGGAGAGACGATTATTGATGCCTGTGCTGCCCCAGGAGGCAAAACAACCCATATTGCCGAATTAATGGGAGATGAGGGGCAAATTATTGCTTGCGATCGCGCTGCTAAACGCTTAGAAAAAGTTAGGGAAAATGCTGCACGATTACAGTTAAAATCAATTAAAATTGAAGTAGGAGATAGTCGAAACTGCGAGCAATTTGTTAATATTGCTGATCGCGTACTCTTAGATGCACCTTGTTCGGGCTTGGGTACACTTCATAAACGCCCCGACCTTCGTTGGCGACAAACATCTCAAGGGATTCGGGAACTTTTTACCCTGCAAAAGGAACTATTAGAACAAGCAGCTACTTGGGTAAAGCCAAAAGGTATTTTAGTTTACGCAACTTGCACTCTTAATGTTTTAGAAAATGAAAAAGTAATACAATCATTTTTGGCAAATAACACTAATTGGAGTATTCAATTTCCTCCCGATGCGATTGCTAAAAACTGGTTAACAAACGAAGGCTGGATTAAAGTTTATCCCCACCGACATAATATGGACGGATTCTTTATGGTGGGATTAGTACGAGATTGGTGAGATGTGGAGCAATAAAATTAACAAGATGAAACAAATTCTTAAGCTTATCATTGCTGCTGCTTGGATTGATGGCGTTATTCAACCAGAAGAAAGAGCTTATTTACGTCGAGTAGCGCGAGATTTTCAGCTAGCTAACGATCCTGAAATTAAACCATTACTATCAGAATTAAGACCAATTCAAGCTGTTGAGTGTTATCGATGGCTGGAAGAATATTTTGGTGAACATCCCTCTGTGGCTGATTATCAAGAATTGCTAGAGAAAATTAGTGGTCTAATTTATAGCGATGGTTATGTCGATGTTAGGGAAGCGAAGTTAATTGAGACTATTCAAAGTTGCGATCCTAATAATCCAGATTGTCGTAATTCTGTTTTAGATAGGATGCTACGCAAAATTCAAAAAATCTATAAAGCAGCAATTGAACAACAAGTTTGATTAATGCTAATTGGAATTTTTTAGCTTTTAGCTCTTAGTTTTCAGTAATGTGATTTATTAACCAAATAACACATTATTTGAATGCTTTCTATACAAAAATATCTTAATTAAAATCATAGTTAATTAAGGCGATCGCTGTTTATATTAAGTTGCTTTTAAATAGACAAGATTACCTCGTGCCAAGAAAAACGCGCAAAGTGAAATTATAAATTTGAATGCCACTCGGTATTAAGAGTTAAAAATGTTTCTTATTTATTAAGTTTAAAGTAATTTATAGTATATTTGCTTTTTTTTTACTACAAAAATTATATGATAGTTTAACAGTTCAATCATAAAAATTTTTATAGCTAATTCTATAGCTCAGAGTAATTAGTAATTAATCTCAACCATACTAATTTAAGTTTAAGAGTTTGATGTTATTTACTCATGCTTTATTCGGGAGAATTTGGCGGTAGGATTTGAATCTAAGTTCATAAATCTATCCTGAGATACTTACTTTATTTTGATGTAAACAGGCAGAATGGGGCTTTATTTTTCAGATAAATTCTAGATCTTGTTACAGCTAAGCTATGTTGAGAGCCAAAACTTCTAATACTGTTTCTGCCAAAAGTTTTCAGGCAACACCCTTTTTATTGGCTCTATATTTTGTTTCTGGCTTTAGCGCCCTGCTGTATCAGGTAGCCTGGCAAAGAATGTTAGGCTTGTTTTCAGGTTCTGATATTCGTTCGGTAACGATTATTGTCGCTTCCTATCTGCTGGGATTGGGCTTAGGAAATTTATTAGGCGGCTCGATTAGCGATCGCTTGTCTAATCGCCAGTGTGTCATGGTATATGGCTGCTGTAACCTTGGTATTGCTAGCTTTGCCTTAGCCAGTCGTTTTATTTTCTACGATCTGCTGTTTCTCAGGCTGCAATATCTAGCTCAGTCTTTGCTAGTAACTTTAGGAATTGTTTTTATCAGTCTCTTGATTCCTACAGTTTTAATGGGTATATCTTTACCCATGTTATCTAAGGCAATCAACCGTAGTGCGGAGGGTGCTGCATCCCTAATTGGCTGGTTGTATGGATTCAATACTCTTGGTTCGGGTTTGGGGACTTTAGTTTCAGGGTGGTATATTGTCGGTACTTTAGGCTACAGCAAGACAGTTTACTTGGGCGCGATCTTTAGCCTTACTGTTGGTGTATCAGCGTTAGTTTTAGCTTCTCGTTTTCCTAACCGTAGTTTGTCTGAGGATAAATCAAATATCAACTTAAAGCCAAACCAAGATGATACTCGATCGCTTAAATCCTGGTATATATTAGTTTTTTTAGCAGGTTTTACGGCAATTTCCTGGGAAATTATTTGGTTTAGAGTATTAGACATTGCTCTACAGTCAAATGCTTATACCTATGCTCATTTACTAGCTTTTGTGTTAATTAGTAGTGCGGTGGGCAGCATGATCGGGGCAAAAGCAATTAATTATATTCGTCGTCCTAAAAAAGTATTTCTCATTATTCAGGGCATTATTGCGCTTTATTCAGCGATCGCCATTTGGGGTATTGGACTTTATTGGCAGGCTCATCCCGGTTTACGCTCGGATCAGGGATTTGTCAACCTTAACGACATTAACGCCGAAGTGCTATTTAAGTATTTAATCATCCCTGGAGCGATCGCTATCCTACCCAGCTTGCTCATGGGTTTTTATTTTCCCTTAGTCCAAAAAGCCGTGCAGCAGGATTACGGGCAAATCGGCAAACGAGTCGGCTCGATCTATCTGGCTAATATTTTAGGCAATACCCTGGGTAGTTTATTAACTGGCTTGATCTTAATCGATTTACTCGGTACGGCTGGTTCTATTAGGCTGTTAGTTGCCCTCGGATTAGGGTTCTTACTGGCTATGCGCCCTAAATTAATTAAAAACCGACTAACTATTACGCTAATTATTATCTCAGCCATAGCGATCGCCATTTTTCCTAATAATAATCGTCTTTGGGCTGCACTCCATGCCGTCGATCCTCAGGCTTATTTTCAGGTTGCCGAAGATTCTACCAGCGTAGCGGCGATCGCTGAAACTAATGGTCAAGGCAAATTACTTGCCAGTGGTCAAGTACAGGCAAACTTTCCCTATTTGCATATCCATGGGCTGTTAGGTAGCGTTCCTGCTTTATTGCATCCAAATCCGGAAAAGGTAATGATTATTGGCTTGGGTTCTGGAGGTACTCCTCACACTATCGGCGTGAACCCTATAACCAAAAAAATAAAGATTATTGAGCTATTGGGAGCAGAACTACCCGTATTGCGACAATATGCTCAAAAACCCGCTGGTAAGCCACTTCAGTATCTATTTCAAGACCCCCGTTACGAAATTATAGTTGGAGATGGACGTAGAGAATTAACCGTTAGTAACGAGAAATTTGACATTATCGAAGCGGATGCAATTCAACCCTGGCGATCGCGTGCAGGAATGCTGTACTCTCAGGAGTTTTTTCAACAAGTGCAGTCTCACCTCAAGCCAGGAGGCTTTTTTGTGCAGTGGGATGTCGGTTCGGGGGCGCAACAAACCATGCAGAGCGTCTTTCCTTACGTTACTAAAGTCGGCATGGCAGGTAACTTATGGATTTTAATTGGCAGCGACGATCCTGTACTTTTTGATAAAAAGCTGCTGCTGCAACGATTGAAACAACCTAAGGTAATTAGTTTTTTAGAACAGGCAGGAATTAACCCCGTAAACGTACGTCGCGATGTCAGACAGGCTTATGTCAAGAGCTTTAAGCGTCAAAAAGACAATCTAACTCAACCTTTTAATACCGATCTGTTTCCTCGTGGAGAATATTATTTAAATCGTTAATCTAATTCCAATCGGCTAAGACAATCTTGCCAATTGCACTTCCCTGTTCAATACGTTGATGAACATGGCGCAGATTTTGCGCCTTAATCGGTTTAACTATGTCGTTACAGGTTGTGATCAGCGTTCCATTTTCAATCAGTTGGCTAACTTCGTTGAGTAATTTACCCTGTTGGGCCATATCTTCGGTCTGATACATCGAACGAGTAAACATGAATTCCCAGACGAAACCAGCACTCTTGTTTTTTAGAGTATCCATTGACAGTGGTTGTTTATTTTCCACGACCGTACAGATCGTTCCTTGTGGTTTAATTGCCTCAGCGATCGCCTGCCAGTGTCCATCGGTATCGTTCAAGCACAGAATGTAATCGACAGTTTGATAATTCACCTTGGCAATTTCTTCAGCCAGATGATGACGATGATTGACAATTATATCTGCACCTAGTTTCTGACACCAGGCGATCGTTTCAGGACGAGAAGCAGTAGCAATAACCTGAAGCTTGGCTAATTTTTTGGCTAGCTGAATGGCAATAGACCCTACACCCCCCGCACCATTAATAATTAAAATTGATTTACCTGCATCTGCGCCATTTTTACTAATGTTTAATCGTTCAAAGAGAGCTTCCCAAGCGGTAATACTGGTAAGTGGTAAAGCTGCTGCTGTAGCAAATTCTAGATTCTGCGGTTTATGAGCGACAATTCGTTCGTCCACCAACTGAAATTCACTATTGCTGCCAGGACGAGTAATATCACCTGCGTAATACACTTTATCTCCAAGCTTAAAGCCTGTTACCTTTTCCCCTATTTCCACTACCACGCCTGCTGCATCCCAACCCAGGATACGGGGTTGCTCTTCAATTTTGTCTTTGGGACTCCGAAGCTTGGTGTCAACAGGGTTGACTGAAATTGCTTTGACTTGTACCAGCAGATCGTGTCCTCTGGCTACAGGCTTGTCAATTTCAATATCCTGTAAGCTGTTTTCGTTTTCAATCGGTAAGTATTGAGTTAAGCCGACTGCTTTCATGGTTTTCTCTTCAAAAGCTAACTTGCTGCGATTAATTTCTACAAACTCGTATCCATAAATGAATAGTTAGTGTAGCTTCTAGCATCGCTCTCCATAGATATTATAATGATGAACTACTTCTAGAACGCTTGGCGTACAGTCAAACTAAGCCGAAGAATCACCTCCTTAAGATCGGCACGGATACTGGCAAACTTACGCAGCTTTTCCTGAGCAGGCATATTAACACTCCTTAATGGATTCCCACAATTCGGCAATTTCTTTTGCGCTGTTAGCTTTAATTCGCGACAGATCTATCGGGTAATCGACCCCTAAGTTCTCTTCAAAACGCGTTGCGGTAAACTGTCCGTTGCTGGCACGCAGAATAAATCCAGTATCTTGGCAAGCGTCACTAGCTAGGTAAATAACTCCAGGAGTGACCCATTCGGGCTTGAGATTGGCTGGTGTACCTGTTTCTCCCCACATTCGAGTTTTAGCTACAGGGGATACCGCATTGACAAGAATCTTGTGTTTAAAGCCTTCCATGCTTAGTGCATTCATGATGCCAACCTGAGCCATCTTGCCAGCAGCATAGGCTGTCAATCCAGATTGAGCGTATTGCTGATACATAGCACGATCTGAAGTGGTCAAAACTATTCGTGGTGCCGATGATTGTTTTAGATAGTTCCAGGCGTGCTTACATATCCAAATTGTCGCGAGGATATTAACGTCGATGGCACGATGTATAAAATCGACCTCTATTTATCTCAATAGCTTGATAGCCTACCCAGCCAGCATTATGGATGAGGATATCCAGGCTGCCGAAAGAATTTATCGTCAGTTCTACCAGCTCGCGACAAGTCGATTCTTTAGACAGATCGCCGCAATGGGCGATGACGTTTTTACCATGTTCCTGCAACTCGCGCGCAGCATTGGATGCCACTGAGTTGTCAATCCCTGCACCCGCACGATCCGTACCCAGATCGCTGATTACGACATTAGCACTCCTGTCAGCTAGGGTTTGAGCGTAAGCTAACCCCAACCCTCTACCTGCACCAGTGATGATGGCTGTTTTACCTTTGAAATCCATGTTCCTCTTTTAACTCTAGTAGAAATTGTTAACCCAGTTCATTAATGTCAATGTAGAATTCAAGCTATATAAATGTCCAACACATTTTTTGCTACTAATTAACACTTAATAGGTTCAAATGGAATTACGCCATCTGCGTTACTTTGTTGCAGTTGCTGAAGAACTTCATTTTGGTCGGGCTGCCAAAAGACTCTGTATTACTCAACAACCTCTAAGCCGACAAATTAAAGATCTCGAAGAAGAACTAGGAGCAGAGCTTTTTTACCGAACTAAGCGAACGGTTCGTTTAACTGAAGTTGGTGAAATTTTTTTGGTAGAAACTAGAAAAATACTTCAGCAAGCAAATTACGCCATGGAGTTAGTCAAACAGGTATCTCAAGGCAAAATTGGACGAATAACAGTAGGCTTTACTGGTTCGGCATTAAATATCGTGCTTCCTACTGCGGTGCGTCAATTTAAACAGCGTTATCCTCAAGTAGATTTAACTTTAAAACGAATGTAAACCCCAGAACAGGTTAAAGCACTCAACAATGGGCAAATCGATCTTGGCTTGTTGCATCCTCCTATTAATGATGACGGGTTAATTCTAGAGACTATTTATCGAGAGCAATTAGTCGTAGCTTTGCCCGACAATCATCCTCTGGCGAATGTATCCAAACCCGTTTCTCTCCAACAATTAGCCAACGAGTCATTTATTCTCTTTCCTCGTTACATTGGTTCGGTACTATACGACCAAATTATCAATCTATGTCAGCAAGCTGGCTTTAGTCCTAACGTAGTACAAGAAGCTATTCCCCAGCAAACCATTTTAGGTTTAGTAGCAGCAGAAATTGGGATTAGTTTAATTCACAGTTCGGCGCGAACTTTGGGGCGACCTGGAGTAGTTTTTCACAATTTAATCGAACCGACTCCAAAACTAGAAACGGCTGTTGTTTGGAGTCCTGATACTACCAATTTTATTTTACAGTCTTTTGTAGAAATAGTTAAACAAGAAAATGTTGGAAACTTGGATTAATCGACAATCTCGCTGTACATATCAACCGTTCCCCGCCATTTTGTGGTTACGAACTCGATAAAAAAAGCGATCGCTTAAATAATCACAGCGATCGCTTTTATTGAGTTTACATATTCATGGTTAGCAATCTCAAACTCTTACCTGCTTACGCCTCAACAGGTTCGGGAGGATTAGTAGCCGAAGGACGACGCGAAATTACCTGATCGATTAGACCATAATCTTTGGATTCTTCAGCAGACATAAAGAAGTCTCTTTCAGTGTCTTCTTCAATCTTAGACAAAGGCTGTCCCGTATGATCTGCTAGATGTCCGTTCAATTTCTGCTTGAGATATAAAATCTCTTTTGCCTGAATCTCAATATCGGTTGCCTGTCCCTGTGCGCCACCCAAAGGCTGGTGAATCATAATTCGAGAATTAGGTAAACTCATCCGCTTACCTTTTTGTCCTGCGCTAAGCAAAAAAGCACCCATGCTGGCAGCCAAACCAATACAGATGGTGCAAACATCAGGGCGAATCTGATTCATGGTGTCAAACATCCCCATCCCTGCCGATACTGAACCACCAGGAGAGTTGATGTAAAGATAAATATCCTTTTCTGGATCTTCTGCTTCCAAAAACAGCAGCTGGGCAACAACTAGGTTGGCGATTTCATCAGTAACTTGTTGCCCTAAAAAGACAATTCTTTCTCTGAGTAAACGAGAATAAATATCAAAGGCGCGATCGCCGCGACCTGAACTTTCTATAACGGTAGGAATCATGCAGCTATCTTTGGTAAATGTTGTCTTTGATTGTAGCTATTTTCTAGGCTCAAGGATGGGGTGGAAATTACTAATTAAACACAAAAGATAATACTTTCTAAACGGGCGATCGCTTTTTCTAGGTCATCATTAACAATCTTAAACTCAAATTCATCGCTAGCAGCAATTTCTTGTTTGGCAATTTCTAGTCTTTTAGCAATTGATTCTTCTGAGTTTGTGCCTCTAGTTCTAATTCTTTGCTCCAATTCTTTGATCGAAGGAGGTAAAATAAAGATCCGTTTGGCAGCGGGAAAGATATTAGCGATCGCCCTAGCTCCAGCTAACTCTATTTCCAATAGAACACAATTACCCAATTCTAGCTGTTGGATTACCTGATTCTTCGGCGTACCATAGTAATCACCTGCATATTCTGCCCATTCTAAAAGTTCCTGATTGAGAATAGCTGTCTCAAAATCTTTTTTATTGAGAAAATAATATTCTTTGCCATCTGTTTCTCCTGGGCGAGGTGGTCTGGTAGTAGCAGAAATTGATACGCGCAGCTGGGGATAGCGTTGCAGCAGCAATTTAACCAGCGTTCCTTTTCCTACCCCGCTAGGTCCTGTAATAACGATAAGTTTACCTGGCTGTTCGGCTGACATTGATGATAAGCTGATTTAGCTAAGATTCTTTACTGTCTTTATTGACCACAAAGCGATGAGCTACAGTCTCGGGCTGTATTGCTGAGAGTACTACATGAGAAGAATCGGTAATAATTACGGCACGAGTACGACGACCATAAGTTGCATCAATTAGTAGACTTTTTTCCCTGGCTTCAGTAATAATTCTTTTGATTGGTGCGGATTCTGGGCTAACAATAGCAATAATACGATTGGCTGAAACAATATTACCAAAACCGATATTTATTAATTGAATATCCATAATTATTATTCATTTACGACTTTTTTTCGGTAACCGATCGCCAAGTTTAAAAAATTAGAAAATATAGTTTTAATACTATAGTTAAAAAACTTGATTTACAAGCAAAAATAAATGTGAATGACGTTATTTAAGGAAATTTTAGCTTTTGCTGCAATATAAACACTTCTGTCGCCAAAATCACAATAATTTAATTAATAGTTAAGTTTTTAAAGTTTTTTACAATTATGCAACCAGTTGATTACACAACCCTAATGGCAAGCTGTGAAGAACTAAATCGAGACTGGGTTCCCTCTCGTTTAGAGCAAGTATATCAACGCGATCGCTTTACTATTTCATTAGGGTTACGAACTCTCAAGGCCAAGCCTTGGCTGACTATCTGTTGGCATCCCGAAGCAGCCCGAATTAATATTGGCGATCCCCCACCCCGCATTAAGGATACTTTTACCTTTAGCGATCAGCTGCGTCATCAGCTTAATGGGTTAGCTTTAACCAATGTAAACGCGATCGCGCCCTGGGAAAGAGCAATAGACCTCCAGTTTGCCCAACGCCCTGGAGAACCTGCTTTATGGCATTTATATGTAGAAATTATGGGTAAATATAGCAACGTGATTCTTACCGATGCCGAGGGGCAAATTATTACCCCTGCCCGTCAGATAAGTGCTGCCCAATCTAGCGTCCGCCCGATCCAAACTGGACAACGTTACGAAGTTCCACCCGCCCTTACTGGTACTACACCCAAGCTAGAAGAATCCTTGGCAAGATGGCAAGAAAGGGTTAGTTTAGTGCCTGGTCAACTTAAACGCCAGCTACTGAGATCCTATCGGGGCTTGAGTCCGAGAGTCGCCGAAGAAATCGCGCTCGCAGCTGGTTTATCTCCTCAACAACAGACAAATACCTTGCAACCCGAACAGTGGCAAGAATTATTTAGCTATTGGCAGAAATGGTTGATTGTCTTAGAACAAAAGCAATTTGACCCAGGCTGGCTGGTAGATGGCTATACAGTTTTGGGCTGGAACAAAACCGAATCGGTAAAACAGGTACAAACTTTACTCAATTGCTACTATACTAACGAGGTCAATCGACAACAGTTTCAACAGCTACATCATCAGTTAAGCCAGAAGCTGTCTAATCTGCTTAAAAAACTAAACGTCAAAGCAAATACTTTCCGCCAACGTTTAGAACAGTCTGCCGATGCCGAAAGCTATCGTCATCAGGGAGATTTGTTAATGGCGCATCTCCACAAATGGCAGGCAGGTATGAAGTCGATTACTCTTAACGACTTTGAAACAGGCAAACGAGTCAAAATCAAGCTGAATCCTGAAAAAAATGCCGCCCAAAATGCCCAGACCATTTATAAACAAAGTCAAAAGCTTAAACGTGCCCAAAGCGCGGTAGTACCTCTGCTCAAAGAAGTAGATGCCGAAATAAACTATTTAACTCAGGTACAGACAGCTCTCAATCAGCTACAGAGTGGAAACCAAGCAGGTAGCAACGAAAATTTACAGGCTTTAGAAGAGATCAAGGAAGAATTAATTCAGCAAGAATATATGGCAGTCGAACGTCAGGGAGAAAGTAGTAAAGTAGATCGAGATTCTCAACCCTATCGCTATACTGCACCATCAGGAGCTGAAATATGGGTAGGTCGTAACAATCGTCAAAACGATATCCTGACTTTTCGGACTGCGGTGGAGTACGATCTTTGGTTTCACACTCAAGAAATTCCTGGCAGTCATGTATTGCTACGTCTGTCTCCAGGCACAGTACCTAGTGAACACGATCTTCAGTTTACGGCAGATCTGGCAGCCTACTACAGTCAAGCACGCGAAAGCGAACAAGTGCCAGTAATTTACACCAAACCAAAACACGTTTATAAACCCAAAGGTGCAAAACCAGGAATGGTAATCTACAAACAGGAAACTGTAATTTGGGGCAGACCACAGATGGCACAAGTCGTGCAGCAATAGTTTTGGCTCAAAAGACTTTGGGAATGATTATCTTGCTTTAATTAACCAAGTTTAATTTTGGCAAAGGTCGATCGCGGAACATTTGATACAGTAATTACGATATAGTCGATGTTAAATACTTTTAATAGCTAACTCAAATATCTTCAAACAAGTCAACTTAAAGCTGGAAGTAAGCTATTAGATTGTATTGTTGTAATTGAGCTTGAGGTAAAAATCTCAACTTGAAGACTGAGATCACATGACATTACGCTTTCTTAGCGTAGAATTAGTGTAATAGACGATACATTTATTATTTTTTTACAAAATTATCGTATCTTCTGTTACAATTCTTATTGAGTCAAAGAAGTTTAGAGTTGTCTCGTTGGGGAACGCGCAACAAAAGATTTTTCCAGACTTAAACAACAACATTTAACTTAACCAGCGATCGCCTCGCTGGTATTTTTTTTTGGGTCATAATTAACTGAGTACTTTAAAACTGGCATTGTCTCATGAGTTATGAAAAGCAACTAGATTTGAATGAAACCGTATTAACACAAGAAGAAGATCTATTTGACTATTCCTACGAACAGCCAGGAAGCATTCCAGGAACGCTTAATATTGAAGACGATGCCGAATTACCTCAAATTGTGTTAATTGATTATAATAGCGATCGCGCCAATCATATTAGTAACTTAAACCCAGAAGCCTGCGCCAAATATATGGAAACCGATTCAGTATCCTGGGTCGATGTGAAAGGGTTAGGTAGCGAAAATATTTTACAGAGACTAGGAACGGTTTTTGGTTTACATCCCTTGGTATTAGAAGATATAGTCAATGTTCCCCAACGACCCAAAATAGAAGATTATCCACAACAGCTAGTAATAATCACTCAAATGGTTGTGCCCAAACCATCGGGAGAAGGCTTTTGGTTAGAACAGGTAAGTTTAGTTGTAGGCAAAAACTATGTGTTAACGGTACAGGAATATCCTGAAAAAGATTGTTTGCGACCAGTACGCCGACGGATCAAATTTAACAAGGGAGGAATTAGAGAAATGGGTGCTGACTATTTAGCTTATGCTCTCTGGGATGCAATTATTGATGGCTTTTTTCCGGTTCTAGAAATTTATGGAGAAAAGATTGAAGA
The sequence above is a segment of the Coleofasciculaceae cyanobacterium genome. Coding sequences within it:
- a CDS encoding DUF370 domain-containing protein, with amino-acid sequence MDIQLINIGFGNIVSANRIIAIVSPESAPIKRIITEAREKSLLIDATYGRRTRAVIITDSSHVVLSAIQPETVAHRFVVNKDSKES
- a CDS encoding SDR family NAD(P)-dependent oxidoreductase — translated: MEVDFIHRAIDVNILATIWICKHAWNYLKQSSAPRIVLTTSDRAMYQQYAQSGLTAYAAGKMAQVGIMNALSMEGFKHKILVNAVSPVAKTRMWGETGTPANLKPEWVTPGVIYLASDACQDTGFILRASNGQFTATRFEENLGVDYPIDLSRIKANSAKEIAELWESIKEC
- the gmk gene encoding guanylate kinase, producing MSAEQPGKLIVITGPSGVGKGTLVKLLLQRYPQLRVSISATTRPPRPGETDGKEYYFLNKKDFETAILNQELLEWAEYAGDYYGTPKNQVIQQLELGNCVLLEIELAGARAIANIFPAAKRIFILPPSIKELEQRIRTRGTNSEESIAKRLEIAKQEIAASDEFEFKIVNDDLEKAIARLESIIFCV
- a CDS encoding 16S rRNA (cytosine(967)-C(5))-methyltransferase, with translation MAFTPNSRSLAFLALKNVYQKKAYTDVALNRVIKSMGKSAEISQTDRSFACELVYGIVRRQRTLDALIDLLGKKKAVQQPPDLRIILHLGLYQLRYLDRIPASAAVNTSVELAKANGIAKLAGVVNGLLRGYIRQAESGEPLQLPEDPIIRLGVKHSFPDWIVETWLEQLPLEEVDRLLAWFNRSPKIDLRVNILKTNLTEVEAAFKAVGVDVEQIPNLPQGLRLENAGAVTDLPGYKDGWWVIQDSSAQLVTHLLDPQPGETIIDACAAPGGKTTHIAELMGDEGQIIACDRAAKRLEKVRENAARLQLKSIKIEVGDSRNCEQFVNIADRVLLDAPCSGLGTLHKRPDLRWRQTSQGIRELFTLQKELLEQAATWVKPKGILVYATCTLNVLENEKVIQSFLANNTNWSIQFPPDAIAKNWLTNEGWIKVYPHRHNMDGFFMVGLVRDW
- a CDS encoding LysR family transcriptional regulator, coding for MELRHLRYFVAVAEELHFGRAAKRLCITQQPLSRQIKDLEEELGAELFYRTKRTVRLTEVGEIFLVETRKILQQANYAMELVKQVSQGKIGRITVGFTGSALNIVLPTAVRQFKQRYPQVDLTLKRM
- a CDS encoding SDR family NAD(P)-dependent oxidoreductase — its product is MDFKGKTAIITGAGRGLGLAYAQTLADRSANVVISDLGTDRAGAGIDNSVASNAARELQEHGKNVIAHCGDLSKESTCRELVELTINSFGSLDILIHNAGWVGYQAIEINRGRFYTSCHRR
- a CDS encoding TerB family tellurite resistance protein; its protein translation is MKQILKLIIAAAWIDGVIQPEERAYLRRVARDFQLANDPEIKPLLSELRPIQAVECYRWLEEYFGEHPSVADYQELLEKISGLIYSDGYVDVREAKLIETIQSCDPNNPDCRNSVLDRMLRKIQKIYKAAIEQQV
- the clpP gene encoding ATP-dependent Clp endopeptidase proteolytic subunit ClpP, whose translation is MIPTVIESSGRGDRAFDIYSRLLRERIVFLGQQVTDEIANLVVAQLLFLEAEDPEKDIYLYINSPGGSVSAGMGMFDTMNQIRPDVCTICIGLAASMGAFLLSAGQKGKRMSLPNSRIMIHQPLGGAQGQATDIEIQAKEILYLKQKLNGHLADHTGQPLSKIEEDTERDFFMSAEESKDYGLIDQVISRRPSATNPPEPVEA
- a CDS encoding fused MFS/spermidine synthase is translated as MLRAKTSNTVSAKSFQATPFLLALYFVSGFSALLYQVAWQRMLGLFSGSDIRSVTIIVASYLLGLGLGNLLGGSISDRLSNRQCVMVYGCCNLGIASFALASRFIFYDLLFLRLQYLAQSLLVTLGIVFISLLIPTVLMGISLPMLSKAINRSAEGAASLIGWLYGFNTLGSGLGTLVSGWYIVGTLGYSKTVYLGAIFSLTVGVSALVLASRFPNRSLSEDKSNINLKPNQDDTRSLKSWYILVFLAGFTAISWEIIWFRVLDIALQSNAYTYAHLLAFVLISSAVGSMIGAKAINYIRRPKKVFLIIQGIIALYSAIAIWGIGLYWQAHPGLRSDQGFVNLNDINAEVLFKYLIIPGAIAILPSLLMGFYFPLVQKAVQQDYGQIGKRVGSIYLANILGNTLGSLLTGLILIDLLGTAGSIRLLVALGLGFLLAMRPKLIKNRLTITLIIISAIAIAIFPNNNRLWAALHAVDPQAYFQVAEDSTSVAAIAETNGQGKLLASGQVQANFPYLHIHGLLGSVPALLHPNPEKVMIIGLGSGGTPHTIGVNPITKKIKIIELLGAELPVLRQYAQKPAGKPLQYLFQDPRYEIIVGDGRRELTVSNEKFDIIEADAIQPWRSRAGMLYSQEFFQQVQSHLKPGGFFVQWDVGSGAQQTMQSVFPYVTKVGMAGNLWILIGSDDPVLFDKKLLLQRLKQPKVISFLEQAGINPVNVRRDVRQAYVKSFKRQKDNLTQPFNTDLFPRGEYYLNR
- a CDS encoding zinc-binding alcohol dehydrogenase family protein; its protein translation is MKAVGLTQYLPIENENSLQDIEIDKPVARGHDLLVQVKAISVNPVDTKLRSPKDKIEEQPRILGWDAAGVVVEIGEKVTGFKLGDKVYYAGDITRPGSNSEFQLVDERIVAHKPQNLEFATAAALPLTSITAWEALFERLNISKNGADAGKSILIINGAGGVGSIAIQLAKKLAKLQVIATASRPETIAWCQKLGADIIVNHRHHLAEEIAKVNYQTVDYILCLNDTDGHWQAIAEAIKPQGTICTVVENKQPLSMDTLKNKSAGFVWEFMFTRSMYQTEDMAQQGKLLNEVSQLIENGTLITTCNDIVKPIKAQNLRHVHQRIEQGSAIGKIVLADWN